In Gemmatimonadaceae bacterium, the following are encoded in one genomic region:
- the rodA gene encoding rod shape-determining protein RodA, producing MRRIVADYPLVITALLLSIFGVAMVYSAGQTDTPTAVARVYKSQIVWLGIGMLGAYGISRSSVRFIEWVTLPAYILSILLLAATLVIGSGAGTAASTKSWLAIGGVRIGQPSELAKLTVVLMLAHILAARKEPPRSLLDLWKPALAVGLPWLIIMLQPDLGTGIVFIGIFFGMLYWSGVAWPLLLLLGSPVVSLILSFSTGMWGAWFLVLLALILYYRPYLIEGIVLLAANIATGVVAPILWEKLAPYQQNRLKVFLDPAADPRASGYHVIQSKIAIGSGGLFGQGFTLGTQKRLAFLPEQHTDFIFAVLGEEMGFLGVTVALTLFLVLFLRITQIAGRANDSYSSLVAFGLMASWFVHVLVNVGMTLNLMPITGIPLPFFSYGGSFMLASWLAIGVLMRISGEGRGKAAFRTS from the coding sequence ATGCGGCGCATTGTCGCGGATTATCCGCTCGTCATCACCGCGCTGCTGCTGTCAATCTTCGGAGTAGCGATGGTTTACTCCGCCGGGCAGACGGACACGCCGACAGCTGTCGCGCGCGTCTACAAGTCGCAGATCGTCTGGTTGGGCATCGGAATGCTCGGCGCGTACGGAATCAGCCGTTCGTCGGTGCGATTCATTGAGTGGGTGACGCTGCCGGCGTACATTTTGTCCATCCTGCTGCTCGCGGCGACGCTGGTCATTGGGTCTGGAGCGGGCACGGCCGCATCCACCAAAAGCTGGCTGGCGATCGGCGGCGTGCGCATCGGTCAGCCCTCGGAGCTGGCGAAGCTCACGGTAGTGCTGATGCTCGCCCACATCCTCGCGGCGCGCAAGGAGCCGCCGAGGTCTCTGCTCGATCTATGGAAGCCGGCGCTCGCGGTTGGCTTGCCATGGCTCATCATCATGCTGCAGCCGGACCTCGGCACCGGCATCGTGTTCATTGGCATTTTCTTTGGGATGCTGTACTGGTCCGGCGTGGCGTGGCCGCTTCTTCTTCTGCTTGGAAGCCCGGTGGTCAGTCTCATTCTGTCGTTCAGCACAGGAATGTGGGGAGCGTGGTTTCTCGTCCTGCTCGCACTCATACTGTACTACAGGCCATATCTCATAGAAGGAATCGTGCTGCTGGCGGCGAACATCGCAACCGGCGTGGTCGCGCCGATTCTCTGGGAGAAGCTCGCGCCGTACCAGCAGAACCGGCTCAAGGTCTTTCTCGATCCCGCCGCCGACCCGCGCGCGTCGGGATATCACGTGATCCAGTCGAAGATCGCGATCGGATCGGGAGGACTCTTCGGTCAGGGCTTTACCCTCGGAACGCAGAAGCGACTGGCATTCCTGCCTGAACAGCACACCGACTTCATCTTCGCCGTCCTTGGCGAGGAGATGGGGTTCCTCGGCGTCACGGTGGCGCTGACGCTCTTTCTCGTGCTGTTTCTTCGCATCACCCAGATCGCCGGCCGCGCCAACGATTCGTACAGCTCGCTCGTTGCGTTCGGACTCATGGCGAGCTGGTTCGTGCACGTCCTGGTGAACGTCGGCATGACGCTCAACCTGATGCCGATCACAGGCATCCCGCTGCCGTTCTTCAGCTACGGCGGGTCATTCATGCTCGCAAGCTGGTTAGCCATAGGAGTGCTCATGCGCATCTCCGGCGAAGGCCGGGGCAAGGCCGCCTTCCGCACCAGCTGA